One Megalops cyprinoides isolate fMegCyp1 chromosome 4, fMegCyp1.pri, whole genome shotgun sequence genomic window carries:
- the zgc:158398 gene encoding transmembrane protein 248, with amino-acid sequence MGTWQPLGNLKNYLEHHPPSIVFLVCLFTLAVTFISFGAYIKDHEVRNPDVAQDWNQILASLASLKFCVFNNETDAEAVSLNQEHVVASPPLVEHETADGIPSNSSDVPLASTHLSLLVPLALTESSQGRSPASLHTTLLGSELGLKGPAGKETLNLTLLFYSQPELTSSGSGGEIIPTITCLRVTAPTYILPKTPHPPACPVSEDEDSDHSPLTAITSEQRNPNPQHALDCYSMDFTPNPSLTVMLSQGERDLAGHHLMMVSVCLLSICGVLCFFWSLSCSKSRRFHGNGLDLQKEPLIDS; translated from the exons ATGGGAACGTGGCAGCCCCTAGGGAATTTGAAGAATTACCTGGAGCATCATCCACCATCCATCGTTTTTCTCGTGTGCTTATTCACATTGGCTGTTACTTTCATTAGCTTTGGAGCATACATCAAGGATCATGAAGTGAGGAACCCAGATGTAGCTCAA gACTGGAACCAAATTCTGGCTTCTCTTGCTAGTCTGAAGTTCTGTGTATTCAACAATGAGACGGACGCAGAGGCTGTATCTCTGAATCAAGAACACGTGGTTGCCTCTCCTCCGCTGGTTGAGCATGAGACTGCAGATGGAATCCCTTCCAACTCTTCTGATGTTCCCCTTGCTTCCACTCACCTCTCCCTGTTGGTGCCACTAGCCTTAACTGAGAGCAGTCAAGGCAGAAGCCCAGCCAGTCTCCATACCACACTATTGGGAAGTGAACTGGGGCTAAAGG GTCCTGCTGGAAAAGAGACCTTGAACTTGACACTGCTCTTCTACTCTCAGCCTGAGCTGACCAGTAGTGGGTCGGGTGGTGAGATTATACCGACAATTACTTGCCTGAGGGTCACTGCACCTACATATATCCTGCCCAAAACTCC CCATCCTCCTGCATGCCCAGTCAGTGAAGATGAGGACTCTGATCACTCCCCCTTGACGGCCATCACCTCAGAACAGAGAAACCCAAATCCCCAGCATGCTTTGGACTGCTACTCTATGGACTTTACACCTAATCCTAGCCTCACTGTTATGCTCTCGCAG GGGGAGCGGGATCTGGCTGGACACCATTTGATGATGGTCAGCGTCTGTCTGCTGAGTATATGTGgtgtgctttgctttttttggagCCTCTCTTGTTCCAAATCGCGGAGGTTCCATGGTAATGGACTGGACTTACAGAAG gaaccATTGATCGACTCCTGA
- the plbd2 gene encoding putative phospholipase B-like 2: protein MSGYTALFLGVFTSFLVPWTVLSEVHSVVLDSLTGKLSLEPGFRADFVAWANFTDDIHNTGWAYLQVTTSGTYNDSLQAYAAGVVEAAATADLLYKHWMNTMVGYCGPFKYESGYCQRLRDYILTNLQWMWQQMEKGEDSEYWHQIRLALLQLKGLEDSYNDQVTFPSGPFSVNPFGFLLFQMGGDLEDLESALNKTTQSRTLGSGSCSALIKLLPGNKELLVSHDTWNNYQSMLRIIKKYSFAYRMTPEGNTPIPGGTQVFSSYPGSIFSGDDFYILSSGLVTLETTIGNSNAALWKFVTPKGTVMEWLRNIVANRLAEGGKDWAAYFTKYNSGTYNNQWMIVDYKHFTPGKSDIQDQLFTVLEQIPGLIVSEDKTKELLQTGYWASYNIPYYEEIFNASGCPELVQKYGDWFSFDMNPRAQIFRRNHSLVTDMESMIRLMRYNNFKEDPLSKCQGCDPPFNGENTISARSDLNPSNGTYPFGALKQRPHGGTDMKVTSYALFRDYQLFAASGPTWDQVPPFQWSKSPYSGLLHMGHPDLWAFPTVSVRWG, encoded by the exons ATGTCTGGTTatactgctttgtttttgggTGTTTTCACGTCGTTTTTGGTGCCATGGACGGTGCTTTCCGAGGTCCACTCGGTTGTTCTAGACAGCCTTACTGGAAAACTGTCCCTCGAGCCAGGATTTCGAGCTGACTTCGTTGCATGGGCGAATTTTACCGATGACATACATAACACGGG GTGGGCCTACCTACAAGTGACAACCAGCGGTACCTACAACGACAGCCTACAAGCTTATGCAGCCGGTGTCGTGGAGGCTGCCGCAACGGCTGAC CTCCTCTACAAACACTGGATGAACACAATGGTGGGCTACTGTGGACCGTTCAAGTACGAAAGTGGGTACTGCCAGCGGCTCAGGGACTATATCCTTACCAACCTGCAGTGGATGTGGCAGCAAATGGAGAAGGGAGAAGACTCGGAATACTGGCACCAG ATCCGCTTGGCCTTGCTGCAGCTGAAGGGGCTAGAGGACAGCTATAATGACCAGGTGACCTTCCCCAGTGGCCCCTTCTCAGTCAACCCATTTGGCTTCTT GCTGTTTCAGATGGGTGGTGACCTGGAGGACCTGGAGTCAGCCCTCAATAAAACAACTCAGTCGCGAACTCTGGGCTCAGGCTCGTGCTCTGCCCTCATCAAGCTGTTGCCGGGTAACAAGGAACTGCTGGTCTCCCATGACACATGGAACAACTACCAGTCTATGCTGAGGATCATAAAGAAATACTCCTTTGCCTACAGGATGACCCCTGAAG GTAACACCCCTATTCCTGGAGGGACCCAGGTTTTCTCTTCTTACCCAGGCTCCATCTTCTCAGGAGATGACTTCTACATTCTGAGCAGTGGGTTG GTTACCCTGGAGACCACCATTGGCAATAGCAATGCTGCCCTGTGGAAGTTTGTCACCCCAAAAGGGACAGTTATGGAGTGGCTGAGAAATATTGTTGCCAATCGACTTGCTGAAGGTGGCAAGGACTGGGCTGCCTATTTCACCAAGTACAACAGTGGGAC GTACAATAACCAGTGGATGATTGTTGACTACAAACACTTCACTCCAGGAAAGTCAGACATCCAAGACCAGCTTTTCACAGTTTTGGAGCAGATTCC TGGTTTGATTGTGTCTGAGGATAAGACCAAAGAGTTACTTCAGACAGGATACTGGGCCAGTTACAACATTCC ATACTATGAGGAAATCTTTAATGCCAGTGGCTGTCCTGAGCTAGTCCAGAAGTATGGAGACTGGTTCTCCTTTGACATGAACCCACGGGCCCAAATCTTCCGCCGCAACCATAGCCTGGTCACTGACATGGAGTCTATGATCCGCCTCATGAG ATACAATAACTTCAAGGAGGATCCTCTGTCCAAGTGCCAAGGCTGTGACCCTCCCTTCAATGGTGAAAATACCATTTCTGCCCGCTCTGACCTCAACCCTAGCAATGGCACATACCCCTTTGGTGCCCTGAAGCAGAGACCACATGGGGGCACAGATATGAAG GTGACGTCGTATGCTTTGTTCAGGGACTACCAGCTCTTTGCAGCGAGTGGGCCCACCTGGGATCAAGTGCCTCCTTTCCAGTGGAGCAAATCCCCGTATAGTGGGCTGCTTCATATGGGACATCCTGACCTCTGGGCCTTCCCCACTGTTTCAGTCCGCTGGGGTTGA